A window of the Enterobacteriaceae bacterium 4M9 genome harbors these coding sequences:
- a CDS encoding type II toxin-antitoxin system CcdA family antitoxin, with product MSTITAPRHGQKKSTNVYLSTSLVEKARSLNMNLSATLDALLAQAIEEKQRQQQQEKADMQTMNAFMDKAGTVADDDFFGSL from the coding sequence ATGAGTACAATAACCGCCCCGCGCCACGGCCAGAAAAAAAGTACAAACGTGTATCTCAGCACATCGCTTGTCGAGAAAGCTCGTAGTCTGAATATGAATCTTTCTGCTACGCTTGACGCGCTTTTGGCCCAGGCGATAGAAGAGAAACAACGGCAGCAGCAGCAAGAAAAGGCCGATATGCAGACTATGAATGCCTTTATGGACAAAGCGGGTACGGTTGCTGATGACGATTTTTTTGGCAGTCTTTAG
- a CDS encoding luciferase-like monooxygenase: MSDKTVIPFSVLDLAPIPEGSSAPESFRRSLELAQLAEKRGYHRYWLAEHHNMAGIASAATSVLIGYLAANTTTLHLGSGGVMLPNHAPLVIAEQFGTLASLYPGRIDLGLGRAPGSDQRTMMALRRHMSHQDIDNFPRDVAELVDWFDARDPATPVRPVPGFGTKIPVWLLGSSLYSAQLAAQMGLPFAFASHFAPDMLLQALHLYRTHFQPSERLEKPYAMVCINITAADSNREAEFLFTSMQQAFVKLRRGESSQLPAPIEDINSFWSPSEQFGVQQALSMSLVGDKAKVRHGLQSILHETQADEIMVNGQIFDHAARLHSFELAMQVCEELQG, translated from the coding sequence ATGTCTGATAAAACCGTCATCCCATTTTCCGTACTTGACCTGGCACCGATTCCTGAAGGTTCCAGCGCGCCGGAGTCGTTCCGGCGCTCGCTGGAGCTGGCACAGCTTGCCGAAAAACGCGGCTATCACCGCTACTGGCTGGCAGAGCACCACAACATGGCGGGCATCGCCAGCGCCGCCACCTCGGTACTGATTGGCTATCTGGCCGCCAACACCACCACGCTGCACCTCGGCTCCGGCGGGGTGATGCTGCCTAACCACGCACCACTGGTCATTGCCGAGCAGTTCGGCACGCTGGCGTCGCTGTATCCTGGGCGTATTGATCTGGGGCTGGGCCGTGCACCGGGCAGCGACCAACGCACGATGATGGCGCTGCGCCGTCACATGAGCCACCAGGATATCGACAACTTCCCGCGCGATGTGGCAGAACTGGTGGACTGGTTTGACGCACGCGATCCGGCTACGCCGGTGCGTCCGGTGCCCGGCTTTGGCACAAAAATTCCGGTATGGCTGCTGGGGTCAAGCCTCTACAGCGCCCAGCTGGCCGCACAGATGGGGCTGCCGTTTGCATTTGCCTCACACTTCGCGCCGGACATGCTGCTCCAGGCGCTGCACCTCTATCGCACCCATTTCCAGCCCTCAGAACGCCTTGAGAAGCCGTATGCGATGGTGTGCATCAACATCACCGCAGCCGACAGCAACCGTGAGGCTGAATTCCTGTTCACCTCCATGCAGCAGGCGTTTGTGAAGTTGCGTCGCGGCGAGAGCAGCCAGCTGCCAGCGCCGATTGAGGACATCAACAGTTTCTGGAGCCCGTCGGAACAATTCGGCGTGCAGCAGGCGCTGAGCATGTCACTGGTGGGGGATAAAGCGAAGGTGCGCCACGGACTCCAGTCTATTCTGCACGAGACGCAGGCAGACGAGATTATGGTTAACGGCCAGATTTTCGATCATGCCGCCCGTCTGCATTCGTTTGAACTGGCGATGCAGGTGTGTGAGGAATTGCAGGGCTGA
- a CDS encoding plasmid maintenance protein CcdB: protein MVRQFDVYRNTSAKSRQLWPYYLILQNDFYDELVTRLIVPLARRKDMPLGDSRIAPLVHIEDLECYLFMPNMTYLDVRKLQRTDFVCNVSDARSKIVAALDAIFLNM, encoded by the coding sequence ATGGTTAGACAGTTTGATGTTTACCGCAATACGTCAGCAAAGAGTCGGCAGCTCTGGCCATATTATCTGATTTTACAAAATGACTTTTATGATGAATTGGTTACCCGGTTGATAGTACCGTTGGCCAGACGTAAGGATATGCCGCTAGGCGATTCTCGTATAGCGCCACTTGTCCACATTGAAGATCTCGAATGCTACCTGTTCATGCCAAACATGACCTACCTGGATGTACGCAAATTACAGCGCACAGATTTTGTCTGTAATGTCAGCGATGCCCGAAGTAAAATTGTCGCAGCGCTGGATGCGATTTTTTTGAATATGTAA
- a CDS encoding U32 family peptidase, translating to MKYSLGPVLWYWPKETLMDFYQAAATSSADIIYLGEAVCSKRRATKVGDWLEMARSLVAGGKQVVLSTLALVQAPSELNELKRYVENGDFIIEANDLGAVNMAAERRLPFVAGHALNCYNAVTLRLLLKQGMTRWCMPVELSRDWLVNLLVQCDELGIRDKFEVEVLSYGHLPLAYSARCFTARSEDRPKDECETCCINYPNGRQMLSQEQQQVFTLNGIQTMSGYVYNLGNELTAMQGLVDIVRLSPEGEDTLAQLEAFRANENGAAPLPLTANSECNGYWRRVAGLELVQS from the coding sequence ATGAAATATTCCCTCGGGCCAGTGCTGTGGTACTGGCCAAAAGAGACGCTGATGGATTTTTACCAGGCCGCCGCCACAAGCAGCGCAGACATTATTTATCTTGGCGAGGCGGTGTGCAGCAAACGGCGTGCGACCAAAGTGGGCGACTGGCTGGAGATGGCGCGCTCACTGGTCGCGGGGGGCAAACAGGTGGTGCTCTCCACCCTGGCGCTGGTGCAGGCACCCTCGGAGCTTAACGAGCTTAAGCGCTACGTGGAAAACGGCGATTTCATTATTGAAGCCAACGATCTTGGCGCGGTGAATATGGCCGCCGAGCGCCGCCTGCCGTTTGTTGCGGGCCACGCACTGAACTGCTACAACGCCGTCACGCTGCGTCTGCTGCTCAAACAAGGCATGACGCGCTGGTGTATGCCGGTGGAGCTGTCACGCGACTGGCTGGTGAATCTGCTGGTGCAGTGCGACGAGCTGGGGATCCGCGATAAGTTTGAGGTAGAAGTGCTGAGTTACGGCCATCTGCCGCTGGCCTATTCCGCGCGCTGCTTTACGGCGCGTTCTGAGGACCGCCCCAAAGACGAATGTGAAACCTGCTGCATCAACTACCCGAACGGACGGCAAATGCTGTCTCAGGAGCAGCAGCAGGTCTTTACGTTAAACGGCATCCAGACCATGAGCGGATATGTCTACAACCTTGGTAACGAACTCACGGCGATGCAAGGCCTGGTGGACATTGTGCGTCTGTCGCCGGAAGGCGAGGACACGTTAGCACAACTGGAAGCGTTTCGCGCCAACGAAAACGGGGCTGCGCCACTGCCGCTCACGGCCAATTCTGAATGTAACGGCTACTGGCGACGTGTGGCTGGACTGGAGCTGGTGCAAAGTTAA